From a region of the Burkholderia glumae LMG 2196 = ATCC 33617 genome:
- a CDS encoding ParB/RepB/Spo0J family partition protein: protein MNAVITEIPALAHDAGVPPAPPEAHQQADDVRLIPLKRIVASPFNMRRKQPIGIEALADNIWHTGGLLQNLVVHPMKVGAKRAQTYGVAAGERRRRALALLAERGNIPDDYPVRCLVVSVEDAVLMSAAENEMREPPHPADQFEAFRVMVDAGRSVSEIAEIYGTSEQTVRRRLKLARVSPKLIELFRNDEIRIDVMQALAVSDSHDEQERAWFDAPDYDRGAATIRRKLVAREHDFQSNRIALFVGIDAYEAAGGNVRRDLFSDQGTAWYSDHALMERVAADMLETVAATVRGEGWAWVKVIPVFDYATRATLQRLPATAAPPTDEQRQEMDAISARMDAIQAEQEDEEIDEATFERLGDEYAALEHRHVQIEESLQVYTPLQMATAGAVVSIDSHGAPTIERGWIKRDDTEHAQDGDLAADDGADNDDHGADDAASPLARNPAGSPAAAAPAAKGPHSAALTLRLNARRTASISLAIARQPHVALAALVHRFLVSEYAPGSGASAIDIQWRDNTSSVGRHAPELADDLPYRIATEQRGAWAGIIPNDTDALLAWCIEQPDERLLTILAQYVAASLDGLAPDEAPHCINALVPALGLNLADDWKPTRASYFDHVTKARIADVVTAAVSPAEGMRILKLKKDAAAAEAERLVSNTGWLPEHLAAAETRPRELWRKRRAEDDDADDSDATDATDAPDADPANADDRESDVGVVQATPDDANEQDETHHTERNPLADAEAEGMPALD, encoded by the coding sequence ATGAACGCAGTGATCACCGAAATCCCGGCTCTCGCTCACGACGCGGGCGTTCCCCCCGCACCCCCCGAGGCCCACCAACAGGCAGACGACGTGCGTCTGATCCCCCTCAAACGCATCGTCGCCTCTCCCTTCAATATGCGGCGCAAGCAGCCCATCGGTATTGAAGCCTTGGCTGACAACATTTGGCACACCGGCGGGCTCTTGCAGAACCTCGTCGTTCACCCAATGAAGGTCGGCGCCAAGCGCGCGCAGACCTATGGCGTCGCCGCTGGCGAGCGCCGCCGCCGCGCACTTGCCTTGCTGGCCGAGCGCGGCAACATCCCTGACGATTACCCGGTCCGCTGCCTTGTCGTGTCGGTCGAGGATGCCGTCCTGATGAGCGCCGCCGAAAACGAAATGCGTGAGCCGCCCCACCCGGCCGACCAGTTCGAAGCCTTTCGCGTCATGGTGGACGCGGGCCGTAGCGTCTCAGAAATCGCCGAAATCTACGGCACCAGTGAGCAGACCGTCCGGCGACGCCTCAAACTGGCGCGCGTCTCACCGAAGCTGATCGAGCTTTTCCGCAACGACGAAATCCGCATTGATGTAATGCAGGCCCTCGCCGTCTCCGACAGTCACGACGAACAGGAGCGCGCATGGTTCGACGCCCCGGACTACGACCGAGGTGCGGCCACCATTCGCCGCAAGCTGGTCGCCCGCGAACACGATTTTCAAAGCAACCGCATCGCCCTGTTCGTCGGCATCGACGCCTACGAGGCCGCAGGCGGCAACGTGCGCCGTGACCTGTTCTCCGACCAGGGCACCGCGTGGTATTCCGACCACGCCCTCATGGAGCGCGTCGCCGCCGACATGCTCGAAACCGTTGCCGCCACGGTCAGGGGCGAAGGATGGGCATGGGTCAAGGTTATCCCCGTCTTCGACTATGCGACCCGCGCCACGCTCCAACGCCTGCCGGCGACCGCCGCGCCCCCGACCGACGAGCAACGGCAGGAGATGGACGCCATTTCCGCCCGCATGGACGCGATTCAGGCCGAGCAGGAAGACGAGGAAATTGACGAAGCCACCTTCGAGCGGCTTGGCGACGAGTACGCCGCGCTCGAACACCGCCACGTGCAGATCGAAGAATCCTTGCAGGTGTATACGCCCTTGCAGATGGCCACCGCCGGCGCGGTTGTCTCGATCGACAGCCACGGCGCGCCCACCATCGAGCGCGGTTGGATCAAGCGCGACGACACCGAACACGCCCAGGACGGCGACCTTGCAGCCGACGACGGCGCGGACAACGACGACCACGGCGCCGACGACGCCGCGTCTCCCCTCGCACGCAACCCCGCCGGTAGCCCTGCCGCCGCCGCGCCCGCCGCCAAGGGGCCGCACTCCGCCGCCCTTACCCTGCGCCTCAACGCACGACGTACCGCCTCAATCTCCCTCGCGATCGCGCGCCAGCCCCACGTCGCACTCGCCGCACTCGTTCACCGCTTCCTCGTCTCCGAGTACGCCCCCGGCTCCGGCGCAAGCGCGATCGATATCCAGTGGCGTGACAACACCAGTTCGGTTGGTCGGCACGCGCCCGAACTCGCCGACGACCTCCCCTATCGGATCGCCACTGAGCAGCGCGGCGCCTGGGCTGGCATCATCCCCAACGACACCGACGCTTTACTTGCCTGGTGTATCGAACAGCCCGACGAACGGCTGCTAACCATCCTCGCGCAGTACGTCGCCGCCAGCCTTGACGGCCTCGCCCCCGACGAAGCGCCCCACTGCATCAACGCGCTCGTCCCCGCCCTCGGCCTCAATCTCGCCGACGACTGGAAGCCCACGCGCGCCAGCTATTTCGACCACGTCACGAAGGCACGCATCGCCGACGTCGTGACCGCCGCCGTTTCGCCTGCCGAGGGCATGCGCATCCTGAAGCTGAAGAAGGACGCCGCAGCCGCTGAAGCCGAACGCCTCGTCAGCAACACCGGATGGCTACCCGAACACCTTGCAGCCGCCGAGACGCGGCCTCGCGAACTCTGGCGCAAACGCCGCGCCGAGGATGACGATGCGGACGACTCGGACGCTACGGACGCCACGGACGCGCCCGACGCCGACCCCGCCAACGCGGACGATCGCGAATCCGATGTCGGCGTAGTGCAGGCAACGCCTGACGATGCCAACGAGCAGGACGAAACGCACCACACCGAGCGCAACCCACTCGCCGACGCTGAGGCCGAGGGTATGCCTGCCCTCGACTGA